One Thermoanaerobacter pseudethanolicus ATCC 33223 DNA window includes the following coding sequences:
- the rpoN gene encoding RNA polymerase factor sigma-54, giving the protein MRMEFDLKLQQTQKLIMTPELKQAIEILQLNSLELNALIEQELETNPLLEKEEVIEEDIYESNDFTELAKYIRETEERMYYDDSDDEEIEEVNYENFVSTKPSLTDHLLFQLHITPVSPKIQKICEYIIFSLSPSGYLREDIKDIAEILECTEEEVLEGLSIVQSFDPPGIAARNLQECLKLQLLAQDSYKGIVKELVDYHLEEIAEGKYSYLAKLYNISLKEVQQAVDFIKKLNPKPGSSFSSTADVRYIVPDVEVIKREGEYFVIVNDSVTPKLKINNYYHSILNSHDEEAKKYINSKLQSAMWLIKSLESRKETLYKVVKAIVELQRDFLDKGINYLKPMTQKQIADIVGIHESTVSRAINGKYVATPRGLFELKFFFQSGISNKNGNEFSAETIKNLIKKLIEEEDPTNPLSDQKIADILKEKNINISRRTVAKYREECNIPSTIKRRRY; this is encoded by the coding sequence ATGAGGATGGAATTCGATTTAAAACTTCAACAAACTCAAAAACTTATAATGACTCCTGAACTAAAACAGGCTATTGAGATTTTACAATTAAATTCCTTAGAACTTAATGCTCTTATAGAACAGGAATTAGAGACTAATCCTCTTCTTGAAAAAGAAGAAGTTATCGAAGAAGATATATATGAATCTAATGATTTTACTGAGTTGGCTAAATATATACGAGAAACAGAAGAGAGAATGTATTATGATGATTCCGATGATGAAGAAATAGAAGAAGTCAATTATGAAAACTTTGTGTCCACAAAGCCTTCTTTGACTGACCACCTTTTGTTCCAACTTCACATAACCCCTGTTTCTCCTAAAATCCAGAAAATATGTGAATATATAATATTTAGTCTAAGTCCGAGTGGTTATTTGAGAGAGGATATAAAAGATATTGCGGAAATTCTGGAATGTACTGAAGAAGAGGTATTAGAAGGATTATCTATAGTTCAATCTTTTGACCCCCCAGGAATTGCAGCACGTAATTTGCAAGAATGTTTAAAACTTCAGCTTTTAGCCCAAGATAGTTACAAAGGCATTGTAAAAGAATTGGTAGACTATCATCTTGAGGAAATTGCTGAGGGGAAGTATTCATACTTAGCAAAGTTGTATAATATTTCCCTAAAAGAAGTGCAACAAGCTGTAGATTTTATAAAAAAACTCAATCCTAAACCGGGAAGCAGCTTTTCTTCTACAGCAGATGTTAGATATATTGTACCAGATGTGGAGGTAATAAAAAGAGAGGGAGAGTATTTTGTTATAGTAAACGATTCAGTCACTCCTAAGCTCAAGATTAATAATTACTATCATTCTATTTTAAATAGCCATGATGAAGAAGCTAAAAAATATATAAATTCAAAACTGCAATCAGCCATGTGGCTTATAAAGAGTTTAGAAAGTAGAAAAGAAACTTTGTATAAAGTAGTTAAAGCAATAGTGGAGTTACAAAGGGATTTTCTTGACAAAGGTATCAATTACTTAAAGCCTATGACACAAAAACAAATTGCTGATATTGTAGGTATCCATGAATCTACTGTCAGCAGAGCTATAAATGGGAAATATGTTGCGACTCCAAGAGGGCTTTTTGAACTAAAATTTTTCTTTCAATCTGGAATTTCTAATAAAAATGGGAATGAATTTTCTGCTGAAACTATTAAAAATCTCATAAAAAAATTGATCGAAGAAGAAGATCCAACAAATCCTTTAAGTGACCAGAAAATAGCGGATATTTTAAAAGAAAAAAATATTAATATTTCAAGAAGAACAGTGGCAAAATATAGAGAGGAATGCAACATTCCTTCTACTATCAAAAGAAGAAGATATTAA
- a CDS encoding sugar-binding transcriptional regulator, with the protein MKDIIALQQKIVPELIDLLQKRYTIMRNIYFNQPIGRRALSHQLNMGERIIRSEVSFLKAQGLVDINPMGMTITKEGEELIENLKDFIHELKGLNNIENLLEDKLQVEKVIVVPGDVEEDSMIKKELGKSAANYLKTIIKYDSIIALTGGSTVLEVANGMPQLYSQSNIVVVPARGGLGREVEKQANTIASILAKKLGGTYKMLHVPDNLGKEAVKSLIKEPDIKDVVETLKKADILIFGIGRADIMAERRNLPQDIRDFLEANNATAEALGYYFDKEGKVVYATPSIFLTLEDLKFVKNLIAVSGGKGKAEAIVSTCRSGNVQVLVTDEGAAFEILKIV; encoded by the coding sequence ATGAAAGATATTATAGCTTTACAACAAAAGATAGTACCAGAGTTAATAGATTTACTTCAAAAGAGATATACTATAATGCGAAACATATATTTTAATCAACCCATAGGGCGAAGGGCACTTTCACACCAGTTGAATATGGGGGAACGAATAATTAGAAGTGAGGTATCCTTTTTGAAGGCTCAAGGTTTGGTGGATATAAATCCGATGGGAATGACAATTACTAAAGAAGGAGAAGAACTTATTGAAAACCTCAAAGATTTTATTCATGAGCTTAAAGGATTAAATAACATTGAAAATCTTTTAGAAGACAAGCTACAGGTAGAAAAAGTTATAGTAGTACCAGGTGATGTTGAAGAAGACTCCATGATAAAAAAAGAGTTAGGCAAATCTGCAGCTAATTACCTAAAAACAATAATAAAATACGACAGTATAATTGCCTTAACGGGTGGCTCAACTGTCTTAGAAGTTGCAAATGGTATGCCTCAACTTTATTCCCAATCAAACATAGTAGTTGTGCCAGCCCGTGGTGGATTAGGCCGGGAAGTAGAAAAGCAGGCAAATACAATCGCTTCAATTTTAGCTAAAAAACTTGGCGGTACATACAAGATGTTGCACGTGCCGGACAATTTAGGCAAAGAGGCGGTAAAGAGTCTCATCAAAGAGCCGGATATAAAAGATGTGGTAGAAACCTTGAAAAAAGCAGATATTTTGATATTTGGAATAGGTCGCGCAGATATAATGGCAGAGAGAAGGAATTTACCACAAGATATTAGAGATTTTTTAGAAGCGAACAATGCTACAGCTGAAGCTTTAGGCTATTACTTTGATAAAGAAGGGAAAGTAGTCTATGCTACACCAAGTATTTTTCTGACTTTAGAAGACCTAAAGTTTGTTAAAAATTTAATAGCAGTATCTGGCGGAAAAGGTAAAGCAGAAGCTATTGTTTCTACTTGCAGAAGTGGCAATGTACAAGTGCTTGTCACTGATGAAGGAGCTGCTTTTGAGATTTTAAAAATTGTTTAA